Proteins from one Romboutsia sp. CE17 genomic window:
- a CDS encoding sigma-70 family RNA polymerase sigma factor, with the protein MQNNTDIIKKAIKGNKRAFYSLIKEYTPYLYKIAYLHTKHEEDAKKIFEETIYNGFKNIHKLKSPSNFKIWITRILLNEIDYFLEYFGMIESEFEIEEHNIDLYNAIDILESKVKSVIVLRYYCNFTDEEISEILDINQSTINTFTRRAFKEIKELLKEECV; encoded by the coding sequence ATGCAAAATAATACCGATATTATAAAAAAGGCTATAAAGGGAAATAAAAGAGCCTTTTATTCTTTAATTAAAGAGTACACTCCTTATTTGTATAAAATAGCATATCTTCATACAAAACATGAGGAAGATGCTAAAAAGATTTTTGAAGAAACTATATATAATGGATTTAAAAATATTCATAAATTAAAGTCTCCAAGTAATTTTAAAATATGGATAACTAGGATATTATTAAATGAAATTGACTATTTTCTAGAGTACTTTGGAATGATTGAAAGTGAATTTGAAATAGAAGAACATAATATAGACTTATATAATGCTATTGATATTTTAGAGTCAAAGGTAAAAAGTGTTATAGTACTTAGGTATTACTGTAACTTTACAGATGAAGAAATAAGTGAAATTTTAGATATAAATCAGAGTACAATAAATACTTTTACAAGGAGAGCTTTTAAAGAAATAAAAGAACTGTTAAAGGAGGAGTGTGTATGA
- a CDS encoding hemerythrin domain-containing protein encodes MNAIDIMNEEHKYITRMLKVIRKVCFKLMEGENINYDDFYLIIDFVKNYADSHHHKKEEKILFNRMVDNLGDLANKVINHGMLVEHDYGRLYMRNLGIALEKLKNGDKEAKLDVIANAISYTNLLERHIDKEDRVIYKFAERELSKEILEIVDIECNNYEDNNIEVKEKNIAILESLERKYIKEIL; translated from the coding sequence ATGAACGCTATAGATATAATGAATGAAGAGCATAAATATATAACTAGGATGCTTAAAGTTATAAGAAAAGTATGTTTTAAATTAATGGAAGGCGAAAATATTAATTATGATGATTTCTATTTAATAATAGACTTTGTAAAAAATTATGCAGATTCACATCATCATAAAAAAGAGGAAAAAATATTATTTAATAGGATGGTAGATAACTTAGGTGATCTTGCTAATAAAGTTATAAATCATGGAATGTTAGTAGAACATGATTATGGTAGACTATATATGAGAAATCTAGGTATAGCTTTAGAAAAATTAAAGAATGGTGATAAAGAAGCCAAATTAGATGTAATAGCAAATGCAATTTCATATACAAATTTATTAGAAAGACATATTGATAAAGAGGACAGAGTTATATACAAATTTGCTGAAAGAGAATTAAGTAAAGAAATATTAGAAATAGTAGATATAGAATGCAATAATTATGAAGATAATAATATAGAAGTGAAAGAAAAAAATATAGCAATATTAGAAAGTTTAGAAAGAAAATATATAAAGGAGATTTTATAA
- a CDS encoding RelA/SpoT domain-containing protein: MLNKEQFYTMYKIDEKELEELEIDWHDLEAIYEDFNKYRQSYETQADLIANILRAQSKVHSVKTRVKDARHLIEKVIRKTPERRKKYGKDFKFTVDNYKNEITDLLGIRVIHIFKEDWEEIHDFITSMWNVIEIVANIREGDNTKEFEAKDIEVCSRLSGYRSVHYLVESYPTNKKLIAEVQVRTIFEEGYGEIDHQLRYSHDNIPELLGQNLMLLNRIAGSSDEMASLINMMSKSLKEVEIEFEDKIKEKDEKINDLKNKILKKNGISDIEKESLIRDIDEILKKE; encoded by the coding sequence ATGCTTAATAAAGAACAATTTTATACTATGTATAAAATAGATGAAAAAGAATTAGAAGAATTAGAAATAGATTGGCATGACTTAGAAGCAATATATGAAGACTTTAATAAATATAGACAAAGTTATGAAACTCAAGCGGATTTAATTGCAAATATACTAAGAGCTCAATCTAAGGTTCATTCTGTAAAGACAAGGGTGAAAGATGCTAGACATTTAATCGAGAAGGTTATAAGAAAGACTCCTGAAAGAAGGAAAAAATATGGAAAAGATTTTAAATTTACAGTAGATAACTATAAAAATGAGATAACAGATTTACTAGGAATAAGAGTTATTCATATATTTAAAGAAGATTGGGAAGAAATACATGATTTTATAACTAGTATGTGGAATGTTATAGAGATTGTTGCAAATATAAGAGAAGGTGATAATACAAAAGAATTTGAAGCTAAAGACATTGAAGTATGTTCAAGATTATCTGGATATAGGTCTGTGCACTATTTAGTTGAATCTTATCCGACTAATAAAAAGCTAATTGCGGAGGTTCAAGTTAGAACTATTTTTGAAGAAGGTTATGGAGAAATTGATCACCAGTTGAGATATTCTCATGATAATATCCCTGAACTTTTAGGTCAAAACTTAATGCTTTTAAACAGAATAGCTGGAAGTTCAGATGAAATGGCATCTTTAATTAATATGATGAGTAAAAGCTTAAAAGAGGTTGAAATTGAATTCGAAGATAAAATTAAAGAAAAAGATGAAAAAATAAATGATTTAAAAAATAAAATCCTCAAAAAAAATGGTATTTCAGATATTGAAAAAGAAAGTTTAATAAGAGATATTGATGAAATACTTAAAAAAGAGTAA
- a CDS encoding DUF1858 domain-containing protein — protein MITKDNTIGEILEINPKAADILMDFGMGCLGCPSATMETLEQACFIHDLKLEEVLDKLNSK, from the coding sequence ATGATAACAAAAGACAACACAATCGGTGAAATATTAGAAATAAATCCAAAAGCAGCAGATATATTAATGGACTTTGGAATGGGATGTTTAGGATGTCCTTCAGCAACAATGGAAACATTAGAACAAGCTTGCTTTATACATGATCTTAAATTAGAAGAAGTATTAGATAAATTAAATAGCAAATAA
- a CDS encoding DUF6241 domain-containing protein yields MIKRIDFDSFDIDKKTKLEIEEDIKDFNINLSNVDYIEIPNLNSISKKCIKRVAKEKNEFDKVLIGNILILFLLVGSIASLYNPALTYKIPPVYKFFKNINESLNIDFMMELIGLNKVVPKVDVNESGKLEIIEDPNMIKEDEVKIPKTSKEALDLIHSMANTIVEADHKWGNTEITPKTIEVAIKSVDLIDDNHIRLYLRGALTKWSQGDFSNGVELHNYVWDLLDGSVGIASNLDDSMINKILEKYFKNKSE; encoded by the coding sequence ATGATAAAGAGAATAGACTTTGACAGTTTTGATATTGATAAGAAAACTAAATTAGAGATAGAAGAAGATATCAAAGATTTTAATATAAATCTAAGTAATGTAGATTATATTGAAATTCCAAATTTAAATTCAATATCTAAAAAATGTATAAAAAGAGTAGCAAAAGAGAAAAATGAATTTGATAAGGTACTAATAGGAAATATTTTAATTTTATTTTTATTAGTAGGTAGTATTGCATCTTTATACAATCCTGCATTAACTTATAAAATACCTCCTGTATACAAATTTTTTAAAAATATAAATGAATCTCTTAATATAGATTTTATGATGGAATTAATTGGATTAAATAAAGTTGTACCAAAAGTTGATGTAAATGAGTCTGGAAAATTAGAAATAATAGAAGATCCTAATATGATAAAAGAGGACGAGGTTAAGATACCTAAAACATCAAAAGAAGCATTGGATTTAATTCACTCAATGGCAAATACAATTGTTGAAGCTGACCATAAGTGGGGGAATACGGAGATTACACCAAAGACTATAGAAGTAGCTATAAAAAGTGTAGATTTAATAGATGACAATCATATAAGGTTATATTTAAGAGGTGCATTAACAAAATGGTCTCAAGGTGATTTCTCTAATGGTGTTGAATTACATAACTATGTATGGGATTTATTAGATGGAAGCGTAGGTATTGCAAGTAACTTAGATGATTCAATGATAAATAAAATATTAGAAAAATATTTTAAAAATAAATCTGAATAG
- a CDS encoding L,D-transpeptidase family protein, whose translation MRKYKRQEQDSYKYTLANLNLRDKKSTSANIITVIPAGSKVEVVDAEEDWYDVIYNGQKGYVYNEYLSVTKFTWTNVILRSYPSSESNPVTVVPAKSRVQVLSVNGDWSHVIYNNQEGYIFSYFLSDDGNPPEGYKFDYFYTDMTRFVNENNIKSPTMNLITTDLKNKLTYIFEKGSNGLWILLFKWDCTIGKPSTPTIKGTFYVSGRKPYFGSDTYSVKYATRIRGSYYYHSILFNSEGTEIIDDRLGMALSHGCIRLAVENAQWIYDNVLDTTTIIIN comes from the coding sequence ATGAGAAAATATAAAAGGCAAGAACAGGATTCATATAAATATACTTTAGCTAATCTAAATCTAAGGGATAAAAAATCCACATCTGCTAATATAATAACTGTAATACCTGCAGGATCTAAAGTTGAAGTAGTAGATGCTGAAGAAGATTGGTATGATGTAATATATAACGGCCAAAAGGGATATGTATACAATGAGTATCTGTCAGTAACAAAATTTACTTGGACAAATGTAATTTTAAGATCTTACCCATCTTCTGAATCAAATCCAGTTACTGTAGTTCCAGCAAAATCTAGAGTTCAAGTTTTATCAGTAAATGGTGATTGGAGCCATGTTATATATAATAATCAAGAAGGTTATATATTTAGCTACTTCTTATCTGATGACGGAAATCCTCCAGAAGGATACAAATTTGATTATTTTTACACTGATATGACTAGATTTGTAAATGAGAATAATATCAAAAGCCCAACTATGAATTTAATTACAACAGATTTAAAAAATAAACTTACTTATATTTTTGAAAAAGGTAGTAATGGTCTATGGATCTTACTTTTTAAATGGGATTGTACTATTGGCAAGCCTAGCACACCAACTATAAAAGGTACATTCTATGTAAGTGGTAGAAAACCTTACTTTGGCTCTGATACTTATAGTGTAAAATATGCAACTAGAATCCGAGGTAGTTACTATTATCATTCTATTTTATTTAACTCTGAAGGAACTGAAATAATTGATGATAGATTAGGAATGGCTCTAAGCCATGGATGCATTAGACTTGCAGTAGAAAATGCTCAGTGGATTTATGATAATGTGTTGGATACAACTACTATAATTATAAATTAA
- the hcp gene encoding hydroxylamine reductase, with amino-acid sequence MENLMFCYQCQETAGCTGCTKFGVCGKSPDLARMQDLLIYTTKGLSEVTTRLRSEGKEVNKDINHLITINLFTTITNANFDDEVFYLRVKETLDVKEALLSKLENKENLSEAALWNATSKEEMDEKSTKVGVLSTKDEDRRSLIELITYGLKGMSAYMKHANALGYDSEDINAFMQATLAKTLDDSLSIDELIALTLETGKVGVDGMALLDSANTGTYGHPEITKVNIGVRNNPGILVSGHDLKDLELLLKQTEGTGVDVYTHSEMLPAHYYPAFKKYSHFAGNYGNAWWKQKEEFESFNGPILMTTNCIVPPKDSYKDRIYTTGAAGFVGVKHIKGISEDNKDFSEIIEQAKKCAPPTEIETGEIVGGFAHNQVFALADKVVEAVKSGAIKKFFVMAGCDGRAKSRNYYTDFAAKLPKDTVILTAGCAKYKYNKLNLGDINGIPRVLDAGQCNDSYSLALIALKLKEVFELQDINELPIAFNIAWYEQKAVIVLLSLLYLGVKNIHLGPTLPAFLSPNVAKVLVENFGIGGITNVEDDLKMFLG; translated from the coding sequence ATGGAAAACTTAATGTTTTGCTATCAATGTCAAGAAACTGCAGGTTGTACAGGATGTACTAAGTTTGGAGTTTGTGGTAAATCACCAGATTTAGCAAGAATGCAAGATTTGTTAATATATACAACTAAAGGATTATCAGAAGTAACAACAAGACTTAGATCAGAAGGAAAAGAAGTAAATAAAGATATTAATCACTTAATTACTATAAATTTATTTACTACAATAACTAATGCTAACTTTGATGATGAAGTATTTTACTTAAGGGTTAAAGAAACTTTAGACGTTAAAGAGGCTTTATTATCTAAATTAGAAAATAAAGAAAACTTATCAGAAGCGGCATTATGGAATGCAACGTCAAAAGAAGAAATGGATGAAAAATCAACTAAAGTAGGAGTATTATCTACTAAAGATGAAGATAGAAGAAGTTTAATAGAACTTATAACATATGGTTTAAAAGGTATGTCAGCTTATATGAAGCATGCTAATGCATTAGGATATGACAGTGAAGATATAAATGCATTTATGCAAGCAACTTTAGCTAAAACTTTAGATGATAGCTTATCTATAGATGAATTAATAGCTTTAACTTTAGAAACTGGTAAAGTAGGGGTAGATGGAATGGCACTACTTGATAGTGCAAATACTGGAACTTATGGACATCCAGAAATAACTAAAGTTAACATAGGAGTTAGAAATAATCCAGGAATACTTGTATCAGGACATGATTTAAAAGATTTAGAGTTATTATTAAAGCAAACAGAAGGAACAGGAGTAGATGTTTATACTCATTCTGAAATGTTACCAGCTCATTACTATCCAGCATTTAAAAAATATTCTCATTTTGCAGGAAATTATGGAAATGCTTGGTGGAAACAAAAAGAAGAATTCGAAAGCTTCAATGGTCCAATACTAATGACTACAAACTGTATAGTACCACCAAAGGATAGTTACAAAGATAGAATATACACTACAGGAGCAGCTGGATTTGTAGGAGTTAAGCATATAAAAGGTATAAGTGAAGATAATAAAGATTTCTCAGAAATAATAGAGCAAGCTAAAAAATGTGCTCCTCCAACAGAAATAGAAACTGGAGAAATAGTAGGTGGGTTTGCACATAATCAAGTATTTGCACTAGCAGACAAAGTAGTAGAAGCTGTTAAAAGTGGAGCTATAAAGAAATTCTTTGTAATGGCAGGATGTGATGGAAGAGCTAAATCTAGAAATTACTACACTGACTTTGCTGCAAAATTACCAAAAGATACAGTAATACTTACTGCAGGATGTGCAAAATATAAATATAATAAACTAAACTTAGGTGATATAAATGGAATACCTAGAGTATTAGATGCAGGTCAATGTAATGACTCTTACTCATTAGCTCTTATAGCATTAAAATTAAAAGAAGTATTTGAGTTACAAGACATAAATGAATTACCAATAGCATTTAATATAGCTTGGTATGAACAAAAAGCTGTAATAGTATTATTATCATTATTATATTTAGGTGTTAAGAACATACACTTAGGACCAACTTTACCAGCATTCTTATCACCAAATGTAGCTAAAGTTTTAGTTGAAAACTTTGGGATAGGCGGAATAACTAATGTTGAAGATGATTTAAAAATGTTCTTAGGATAA
- a CDS encoding DEAD/DEAH box helicase, whose translation MNNNFKKYKLDKEILSSLNSLNYNIPTRVQNEVIPILLNKEDIIVKSKTGSGKTASFAIPICEKININDNTVQGLIVVPTRELALQVKEEISSIGRLKKIRCIAIFGKQPIKDQISQLKQRVHIVVATPGRIIDHIGRKTINIEGLKFFIIDEADKMLNKGFAEDMETILNRLPRECVKGLFSATIDDNISEVCSKYMTNPKYVDINQDEVNNFKKQIIEKYIKVNEDNRYEVLKKIIYNECPNSVVIFANKKDAVRDLHEKMKKDKFLVGQLHGDMSQDKRLFTIKDFKEYKFNILVSTDVASRGIHIDDISLVINYQVPKDKENYIHRIGRTGRYNKFGKAITLVSENEEKYLNEIEEYTNSKLDEIKELDDQKVKRGKIEFKVKEKELLNTGKEKNKDKKTNLEVTRIYLNAGKKKKIRVIDIVGALSNIEGINNEDIGVIEVQELCSYVDLLNNKGSKFLKKHREINIKKKLVKVRKDNKL comes from the coding sequence ATGAATAATAATTTTAAAAAATATAAATTAGATAAAGAAATATTAAGTTCATTGAATAGTTTAAACTATAATATTCCTACTAGAGTTCAAAATGAGGTTATTCCAATTCTATTAAATAAAGAAGATATAATAGTTAAGTCTAAAACTGGAAGTGGAAAAACAGCTAGTTTTGCGATTCCAATTTGTGAAAAGATAAATATTAATGATAATACTGTTCAAGGATTAATAGTTGTTCCAACTAGAGAGTTGGCTCTTCAGGTAAAAGAAGAAATATCTTCAATTGGAAGATTAAAGAAAATAAGATGCATTGCTATATTTGGGAAGCAACCTATAAAAGATCAGATTTCACAGTTAAAGCAAAGAGTACATATAGTAGTAGCCACACCTGGTAGAATAATAGATCATATTGGAAGAAAAACTATAAATATAGAAGGACTAAAGTTTTTTATAATTGATGAAGCTGATAAAATGTTAAATAAAGGTTTTGCTGAAGATATGGAGACTATATTAAATAGGCTCCCTAGGGAATGTGTAAAAGGATTATTCTCGGCTACTATAGATGATAATATAAGTGAAGTATGTTCAAAATATATGACAAATCCTAAATATGTAGATATAAATCAAGATGAAGTAAATAATTTTAAAAAACAAATTATAGAAAAATATATAAAAGTAAATGAAGATAATAGATATGAAGTATTAAAGAAAATAATTTATAATGAATGTCCAAATTCTGTAGTTATATTTGCAAATAAAAAAGACGCTGTTAGAGATTTACATGAAAAAATGAAAAAAGATAAATTTTTAGTTGGACAACTTCATGGAGATATGTCTCAAGATAAAAGATTATTTACAATAAAAGATTTTAAAGAATATAAGTTTAATATTTTAGTAAGCACAGATGTTGCATCAAGAGGAATACATATAGATGATATATCCTTAGTAATAAATTATCAAGTTCCAAAAGATAAAGAAAATTATATACATAGAATCGGTAGAACTGGAAGATATAATAAATTTGGAAAAGCTATAACATTGGTTAGTGAAAATGAAGAAAAATATTTAAATGAAATAGAAGAATATACAAATTCAAAGCTAGATGAAATAAAAGAGTTAGATGATCAAAAAGTTAAAAGAGGAAAAATTGAATTTAAAGTAAAAGAAAAGGAATTATTAAATACAGGAAAAGAAAAAAACAAAGATAAAAAAACTAATTTAGAAGTGACTAGGATATATTTAAATGCAGGTAAGAAAAAGAAAATAAGAGTAATAGATATAGTAGGAGCTCTTAGTAATATTGAAGGTATTAATAATGAAGACATAGGAGTTATAGAAGTACAAGAACTATGCTCTTATGTAGATTTATTAAATAATAAAGGAAGTAAATTTTTAAAAAAGCATAGAGAAATTAATATAAAGAAAAAATTAGTTAAGGTTAGAAAAGATAATAAACTTTGA